The Longimicrobium sp. genomic interval GCCGGCGCCCACGGTGCGGCCGCCCTCGCGGATGGCGAAGCGCAGCTCCTTCTCCATGGCGATCGGCGTGATCAGCTCCACCACCATCTGCACGTTGTCGCCCGGCATCACCATCTCCACGCCCTCGGGAAGCGCGGCCGAGCCGGTCACGTCCGTCGTGCGGAAGTAGAACTGCGGCCGGTACCCGTTGAAGAACGGCGTGTGGCGCCCGCCCTCTTCCTTGGTCAGCACGTACACCTCGGCCTTGAACGTCGTGTGCGGCGTGATGGTCTTGGGCTTCGCCAGCACCATTCCGCGCTCGATGTCGTCCTTGGCCACGCCGCGCAGCAGCAGACCGACGTTGTCGCCCGCCTGACCCTCGTCCAGCAGCTTGCGGAACATCTCCACCCCGGTGACCGTGGTCGACTTGGCGGAGTTCATCCCCACCAGGTCCACCGTCTCGCCCACCTTGATGATCCCGCGCTCGATGCGCCCCGTCGCCACCGTGCCGCGCCCGGTGATGGAGAACACGTCCTCCACCGGCATCAGGAACGGCTTGTCCACCTGGCGCTCCGGCTGCGGAATGTAGGTGTCGATGGCGTCCATCAGCTCGGTGATCTTGGAGCCCCACTCGCTGCTCGGATCGCCCGACTCCAGCGCCTTCAGCCCGCTCCCCTTGACGATCGGGGTGTCGTCGCCCGGATAGTCGTACTCGGAGAGAAGCTCGCGCACCTCCAGCTCCACCAGCTCCAGGAGCTCCGGGTCGTCCACCATGTCGACCTTGTTGAGGAAGACGACGATGTACGGCACGTTCACCTGGCGGGCCAGCAGGATGTGCTCGCGCGTCTGCGGCATGGGACCGTCGGCGGCGGACACGACCAGGATGGCGCCGTCCATCTGGGCGGCACCCGTGATCATGTTCTTCACGTAGTCGGCGTGGCCGGGGCAGTCCACGTGCGCGTAGTGGCGCGCATGCGTCTGGTACTCCACGTGCGCGGTCGAGATCGTGATGCCGCGGGCGCGCTCCTCGGGGGCCTTGTCGATGTTGGCGAAGTCGACGAAGTCCGCCAGCCCCTGCGCCGCCTGGATGCGCGTGATCGCGGCCGTCAGCGTGGTCTTGCCGTGGTCGACGTGCCCGATGGTGCCGACGTTGACGTGCGG includes:
- the tuf gene encoding elongation factor Tu encodes the protein MAKAKFERNKPHVNVGTIGHVDHGKTTLTAAITRIQAAQGLADFVDFANIDKAPEERARGITISTAHVEYQTHARHYAHVDCPGHADYVKNMITGAAQMDGAILVVSAADGPMPQTREHILLARQVNVPYIVVFLNKVDMVDDPELLELVELEVRELLSEYDYPGDDTPIVKGSGLKALESGDPSSEWGSKITELMDAIDTYIPQPERQVDKPFLMPVEDVFSITGRGTVATGRIERGIIKVGETVDLVGMNSAKSTTVTGVEMFRKLLDEGQAGDNVGLLLRGVAKDDIERGMVLAKPKTITPHTTFKAEVYVLTKEEGGRHTPFFNGYRPQFYFRTTDVTGSAALPEGVEMVMPGDNVQMVVELITPIAMEKELRFAIREGGRTVGAG